Below is a genomic region from Anguilla anguilla isolate fAngAng1 chromosome 18, fAngAng1.pri, whole genome shotgun sequence.
ACTACAGTGGTCTTCAGTGGTCTACCAGGTCATTTGCTGTTGTTGAGTTCACCAGAATGTttttgcttcctaacaatgtatcaaactgGTTTCTCAAAATGTCtcgatttattctgatttttcagcctgATGATGGCCAGTTTTATTGGCTTTGACACTTTTTTGTTGAGAGacacagcaacagactccaaatgcttAGAATCAGCTCTAGACCTTTCGCTAGCTTTCTTgggcaaagacacacagctggccaagagaCAGCTGAGCAGCCTATTGCCCCATTACTTtttctcccctaaaatggagagctatgtataaaaagggctgtaattcctacacggatcacccgatgtgaatgtaaatactctcaaatcaaagctgacagtctgtaccatattcattgttttatttcaaaggcagaaataaataaaaataatgttctggagtacagagccaaaacaacaaaatttgtATCACCgtacaaatacatttgtatttaaccATATCTTCATAAAGACAAAATATAAGGTATTCATATGACCTAAttggaaatataaaaagaatgaaagaaaagttACTTACTTTCTCTTTGGTCTGACATCTGCTGAACTGcaggccttaaaaaaaacatatccatggattacaaaacacaactgCTATAATCAGAACATTCTTCTGTGCAACGTAAAGCTTTTTCTGCAGACCCAATTGAGTACAAATAATTTGTGGCAAACAAATCCTGCTAAAACTTTCAGAAAATTGGTGCTACTGGACCAATGCTATCTTTGAACAGTACTTTGGTTTTACTTTTCTGTCttacttttttaattaatcagcaATGCTTAGATACTTCAGGTGACTGGCTAACTCCTGTGCACATTTAACAATAAATCACAAATGTTATCTGGACCAATACTCTACATTTGAATGATTAACTTTTTAGGTGCACaactacatttaaatttaatgacAGTCAGGATGAGGGTGAACGAAGCCAGCGCTAATTGACGACACATCTGAAGTCTTGCATTGAACGGGAAGCTCACCATATTAGGCCTGTTAGCAGTGGAAGAGCTTTGGAAGACGATGCCTCCACTGCTGCTTTCGGCCTGGTTATTCATTTCAGTCTTAACCTCAGATTCACTGCAGGAGCAAAACAAGacaacacaaactgaaatctgtCGTCGTTCATCTATAATGGCATTCGCCATTACAgtcactgtaaaatgtccagtcaTTTTCCCACAAAATGGCGGCCAGGTCAGCCGAACGGCGGCGCTCCGCACCCTACCGTGCGCTAGAAGGAGGAGACGGTGTGCCGTCCTCTGAAACTGTCGACCCGCCCGACACCTGAAGATAACAAACGCACATACGGGAAAATGCTGAAAGACAAAGTGCCTCGCGCGGCGTGTAATGCAATAACCTGAAGGAGACTAATCCTTTTCTGTATGACTTTGTCAGCCTCTTATATCACATCAGAGTAATTCTGGGCCGCTCCTTCTTAACAAAAACTGCTTCAGCTGATCGCTGCTTGAGGGCATTTGTTTATGCACTGCTATCTTGGGACAGTGTCCGACCTGGGCATCAAACCTAGAACCCTTAAGTCACAAGCCCAGTCCTCGAACCATTACCCACCACTGCCGTCCTAATGATGCAGTCATTTACTCCAGCATTTACCATGTTGACAGGTGCCTGTAGAGCTCGGTAAGTAGCTTTAGGGTTCTCAGCACTTTCTCAGAGGAAGATACAATTTGATCTTTGGGTGATTTTGCCAGTACCCCCCACCTCCTGAGTAGACTGTGAACTGTCCTACATGTTCTCTATACGCAAATGACCTTTCTCACTATGGAATGGTGGGTTTCATATTATCTGTAAGTGGCTTTATAACCCTTCCCAAACTGATGAGCAGCAACAATTGCTTTTCACAACTATCTTTTGTCCTTGGCATGCTGTTCTAACACAAACTTGAATAATCCAGACCAAACTGTCAGAGTTCCTGCTGTCATAAGCAGGTGGTAGCACTTCCTGTTGTTAACTAATTGTGTGCACTAGATTAGCAGAATCTGGTTCTAATTACCTTCTTAACTAACATGTAAGCAGTGGAGCTTCTGCATGTTGGCTTATTTttggatgaataaataatgacaaagtaAAATTTGAGCATGTTAAGAGTCGCACAAGGTTAAATTCATCTACTGTTTGGACTTAGTGAGGATATGAAATTAGAGTTAGATATGTCCTCATAACTATATAAAACCACAGACCTGAAAGAGGGAGCGCTTTCTTTTTCACATCGCCATGAATGTAATacatgatgatgaagatgatgatgatgatgttttaAGCCCACAGTACCTGGCTGTCCCAGTCAGACTGCTCCTGAAGAGCTTCCCAAGCCAGCTGAGAAGCCAATTGCTTTGCTTCCTTGGCACTCTTCCCCTGGCTTTCAGGGTATTCCTTTTTATCAATCACTACTTTATACACAAATCTGTGAGAATATGAAACAAgacattaattattattatttatttattttagaaaagtacaacatttttgcttttagtTGGAGATCCCTTAGAAAGAAATCACGTGTTCAAAAACTGTGTCAAAAAAACATGTGAACACCCAAAATATGTACATGTGAACTGGATATTTTCACGTTATTGGctttttttacaatgaaaattcaatattttcatgagaatgactttttcaaatgtgagctaccattttcacatgtgaaaacaaaacatgtgacttATGGAACATAGGTTTTCCACTCTAATCTTATAagtggaattatttttatagtcCACTCTTTTTATAGTGgactataaaaataattccacatgttttgttttcacatgtgaaaacggtagctcacattttaaaaagtcattctcatgaaaatattgaattttCATTGCAAAAAAGTCAATTACATGTGAAAATATCCAGTtcacatataaatattttaattcatgggaaaatgttaaattcatgtgaaattgtgtctttaatttgtgaaaaggcaaatttcacatgtgatttGTTTCATAAGGGATAAtatgcaaaatgtaaaatttgattgcattttttatCCATAAATTTTGCTCACATGTTtacatatgtaaaaatataatacagaGAAGAATATCACAACCTTTTTAATTATATGAAAGTTGTTCAGATTGAACACATGATGTGGCGCCACGTGTTCAAATATCTAGACCTGATCCTGACCAAAACTCTGATtacaatacatttgcattttcagctAGTTGTTTTGAgtcaaaaatgtttcattttgtttttaaatactcACACAGGATTGTGAGGGGGACCTTTTTTTTCAACCAATTTGTAGTCACATACACGTTTGGTCTTCTGGCAGTACGTATTCAGAATTCCTATGTAGTTTGTTTCATGCTTCATTGACGGGGTTTCAGCTGCATAGGACCTATTCAAACTGCCACGGGTTTCAatggacagggagggagaaaacACATCAGGGAAACTcaagagaaacaaaaatcaaGACATGAAACTGAAGGATTCCATACTTTAAGGCAGtgctaaaacacatttatgctGTTCTAGTCTGTTACTCACCTTAAAGAACTAAAACGCAGTTTGAGGAAATCAACAATGCATGCACATCCATTGCAAATGGTGTATTAAAAATACTTCTTTAAAAATGCCCCCTAAAATGACCCAATTCCCTATAAAGTAATAATGCAGTATAATAGTAAAATCAgatgtgaatttaacattttcacatgtgaattaaaatattcacatgtgaaaagaaaataggtcACATTGTGTCATTTGCATCTTCATATTTTCACATCACTgactttttcaaatgcaaactacaattttcacatgtAGAAACAAAAGatgtgacttgaaatagcatGTTACCTTTTTGCGCTCTTATTTTACAAGTGGgtttacttttaaaattcatatgtggtttttgaacacaTGCATTTTCTGTAAGGGACAATAGTAGGCCTACACAGTGTACAATAGTACACTGATGTGTAATAGTACAATAGTACTCAATAATGACTGGTCTCTGCTCACTCTTTTTGAGAGAATAATAATCTCaatgttaaaaaatacagtGGAGTATAGATTGACCTACCAGAGAGCAGACAAACCCTGACTCAATGCTTCATCTTGTCCAGTGGCTTGTCCTGTGGTATCTCCCGGTTGGCTTTCGTCTACCCCCTTAAGGAACCAGAGTAACAATTAAGAAACAACCAAAGGGAACCTTAACCTagtcatccattttaaaaacagaacgtGTTACTCACCAAATATAACACTTACTACTACAAAACACTGGCAGGCCGGCTGTATTAAGCCTTTACTGATTGACTTTATAGAGCAATTCCAGAATGGAGGCTGGGTACTGAACAGGCTATTTGGTTTGATGtgtcagtttattttcatactgtTGACCTCACCCATGCCATGCCTGTAATACACAGGCTCTCACCTCTTTGTTTAATTCTCTCATTAGCTCCTCATACACAGCTTTTGCTGCCAGCTCCTTGGCCTCTCTCTTTGTGCTCCCAAAGGCTTCTGGGAATTCCCTGCTGTCAACGACATACCTGCAGCGTCTAACAGGACAAAGAGATTTGAGCCCAATTGCTATGGCAACATCAAATTTGCATTCTAcataaaagtgaaaatttgtGACAGGTTTAAAGCTTCAAACTATAGTACATCGGTCACCACTTTCTTTAGCACAGTTAacagtaaaacaacaaaaaagggtcagaggtcataaCCTGAACTTGACAGAAAGGTGTGGCCCATTTTCCTCTCCAAGCTGTATCCAGTCACAGCAcaccatttttttcccatttggaATACACCCTCTAAGCCACTGCAGATACAGCACCATGCTAAAGTACTGAAACCTACTGCAGCTGACGGTGGCAGATTACTATGTGACCAGCGCTGCTATGAAGTATAACAGGGGTAGGTCAACTACCGACTGCCAACTGGCTATGTCATCAcagcccggccccgccccctccccattttGTTTAAGGCTGAATACTTACTGTGCAGTGTTGAGCGGGCCTAGTTGTGTTGATTCAATAGGCCTGCAAGTCCACTTCATTTTAAGGGTGTACTCGTTGAGCCAGCACACGTAGTTTGGCTGTGTGATAGGCCCAAGGCTCGGGCGTGGAGAGGGACATTCAGCTGCCCTGGTCATCTGCACAACACCAATTGGGAATGCCATGATATTTACCAATCAACACGCTAACTTTTCACCAATAAATTCCACAACAGCAATAACGCCTTAATTGATAGAATATGTTAAAGATATTTAGGAGAATGACAGCTCTTTTGAATTCTAGCAAACCGagccacaaaacaaaagaatgttTGATTCTTATTTCTGTTGCTGTATAAGTATACTTATGGAGTACTGTTTGGTAAACAGGATGATGCACAGCACAGATTGAATTCCATGGGTCTTCTTACAGAGACATCCTGCTGGTCAGATTCACCATGGATGGCTTGTAGAGCATTTTTTGCAGCATTTTGTTTAGCCTCTTTCTTGTTGCCCCCAACTCCAGCAGGATAGACCTTGTCATCCAGCACAACTCTGATTGTGAATCTAGAAACAAGGATAAAAGAAAGAAGTGCTCTAAACCATGACACCATTCATTTATGGCACAGATCTATTACACTACGTTATATTTGTTTGGCAGGCGCTTTTATCGAAAGCGACatgcaataagtgcataccgaaagCCATCTCTCTGTTAAAAAGCAGTGCCATCACATAAACACATTAAGAAAGACTCAGCATTCTAACTTACTTTCGACAATGGTCTGGTCCATCTGTACAGACGTCCTCGTATCTCAGAGACAAGCGGGATTTCTGCGCAAGTTCATTCAGTCTGGGAACATAATTTTGCACATCCATAGCCTAAACAACCTGTAAaagaaacacatacatacatacatcatacatacatacatacatataatcaTGCTCACCAAGGCCATTAGCCATAATACGTACGTATGTATAATCATGTCCACCAAGACAATTAGCCATAATACAGTAATGTACACCtaaggtggaaaatccaggttcagaaagttcTCACCAGCATTTTGTCCAAAGAACCTGAATTTTCTTCAGTCAGGATGTAGAACTAATTAGAAAAATAAGCTGGCTGAGTCTGTGGGTGGAAGAAAcccatggcaggacttttactctcTGACCCCCGGAGACACTGAGagtttgaaatgaattaattagaCCCTAACTTGTGGAAGGATGCGTGAAAGTTTCTTGCTGCCATACTGTGGAGAACCAAAAATGCCAAACtgatatacattaaaaaaaatgtcaaaataaattaatgaacccagaaataaattaatagataaaatccaatttttttatttccagattTACTTAAAtacaggaataaataaatgcagaaatacccaTTTATGTCCGCATTTTTGATACTCCATACCGTACATCCTGAGCGCGAGCAGCTGGCACAAATGcacttcactcacacacaaaaaaacatttttatatgacagtgattcatttttccgtgagagacagagaccaaCATACAGAAGTAGCTAAAGAAACGCCAAAACATACAAAAGTGTCTACGGTAGTGCttaacatgcatgcacactgtcCCGGGGGCACGTAGTATTGATCATGCATTGAATGTAATTAGCTACGCAACGAATTTTAAAAGTTCAGTCAAAATGCATGCTATTCCATGAAAGCCAAAACTTTTACAGTAACGCTATTTCCAACTAAAATGCTACGACCACTAGGCTACAGATGATCAGGCCATCTCAAAGACTAGTGCACccctaataaaaacatttgaacatCATACACGTGCCatgaagaaattaaacaatattttcattataatgCTTCACTTACCGAGATAAATGCAAAGAATAGCCACCATTTACAGGCGGACAACGACCGCAATACACCCAGATAGTTTCGCTTTGCTGAGCAGGTTTAGTTTCTATTTCCCAACATAAACGTCATCACGAACGATGGCGACTGCGCCGTGTTAGCCTATTGAAACCTGGAAACAATCCGTGTGGCAGATCATCCGAGGGAAattcaaaaagtcaaaaaatATAGGACTCCAGCCAGTGTCCCACTGCCTGCCAGAATCCAGACATTGAGCCAAGCCCCAACAGTCGGAAGAATAATTATTCCTCTCTTCCTAAACTGAGTCAGAAAACTCCATAATCTTATCTTTCTGTGCTATTGGAGAGGGGAAAGCAATGGCACCCCACCTAAACCTGGCGCCTGCAGCACGTTCATCCTTCCCCgccaaaaaaacaatttgttattattattgttattaataataataataataataataataataataataatatattttaccaGCCACACTATCTTTAACTTGCTAAAATGGCTGCTAGAATAGGAAACCTTACTATTCACAATCACAGTTTGTACCAGTATTTGGCTGGTGGCAGGTGTTAATTTCACACCCTGATATGAAGTTGAAGtgaagactgtcagctttaaaggtattcacatccatatccagtgatccatgTGGGAATTACAGCCCTGAAGAATCCCCATTTTAGGTGACCTAAAGTACACCATGAAGTACATTGGACAAATAAGCAAGTGAAATGGAGTTCAGATGGATTCATGTCAGGTGATATACTTgaccagtcaagaacattccactttttagCCCtgaaaactccttggttgctttagcagtgtgtttgggttcaTTGTCCTGCCGTTAgatttcttgtgcatgaactactGATGCTAAAACACACAGCAGTCCAAGAAACAGCTGGGCAGCCAACTGCCTGATTACTTCTGCTTCCCTAAATTGGGGCTATGTAAAAAAGGGCTGTAACAAAAATCACCCAATATGGCTCTACATACCCTCAAATTGAACCTGACAGGCTACCATATAGcctcatattcactgtttcatttaaaatccaatgtgctggagtacagaggaaaaacaaaaatggtggcactgtcccaatacttacGGACTGCGCTGCATGTCCTACAAAGAAAGCTTTGTGACATTAGCAGCACAGTGCGGTTACAGGTACTTGTCTTGTGAAGTTTGATACACAGAGACACCGACACAAATAAGATGGTTTTTTTGAATCACTCGTCATTCCTAGATTATACCAAGGCTTTTCCAATTCCCAAACTAGCATTCTTCACTCTGAAACAagactttatttttataacacGAAACTAAaacaagcaagaaaatacaatgACTACAAAAATCGGCTTTAAGCTTAAACATTCATTAGGagaaaacatttactgtaagTTACAGACTACAGATTTCCTCACCTCAATACAGAaacttttgttttccatttcaggCAGATACCAAATTAGGCTAcaactattttatatttttaataacattaCTAAAGCAGAACTATTTTACAAAATACTTTGGAATACACTGTTCATATATACAGCGTGTCTGAAACCACCCAAGTGACAGTGACTGTCATTCCCTAATGTCCATGTCCAGATGCTCCGCAGGAACTGAGGAAGACTAGCAGCGTAAGGGCTGGGAATGCTTCTCTCGTTCCATAGGCTACTGGCCCGTTCAGTCATGGTCCGCGGCCGAGTCACCTGGACAGTTTGATGTCAAATCCTCTTCATCTGCAGGGCAGAAAAGGGAGAATGTGCAAATTAACATTCATAGAGCGTACGCAAAACGTGGCATGACCGTATATGTAAGGCAGCGGAATAACACGTATAGTTCAAAATTTCAGCAGTAAATAAGTGGAGAagctggagattttttttttttttttaaaagaactgccAAATGCACAATCTTTGAAggtcagttttgtgttttttttaaatgtggaatCATGTTCATTGTGTGTTTATTACACCTTAATGGTAGGCAATGTGGTCCTTACCATTGTACGTGGTCCCACACCATATGCAGTAGAAATGCACGCCTCTTAAGTATGATGTCAAAATCTGCAACTTGTCTACAgccttgaaaaataaaaatgaaatgttacaagATACAACATGCAAAAGTAATTAATCAACTGGTAACATTAACCTTTCATCAAAATATTTGACTAAAAACAAATCTGACATGTAAACAATTATTTGACATGTAAacaatcattttcattcattttcatgcaaacaaactaataaataacATCTTGCATTTTCACCCAAACTGAACGGGTGTCTTTAGCCCAAATATTCACGCATAATAATAAGAGAACGCTAACAGTGAGCTCTTCTTCCTCGTCTTCCTCGTTCTCTTGCTTGGCTTCAGTCTCTTCGTCGTCGTCTTCCTCTTTGTCACAGTCAGTCTCCGGCCAGTACCAGCTTTCTCTAGGGACACTAATGTGCTaatcataaaacagaaaattaaatgacacacacactgactgtcgCATTAGCACAGAGAATGACTGTGACCTCCAGATCTCCTCAACAGCCATACACCTGGATATAGCATGTGACAAGGGGGAATAATATGGCcgacattttaaataaagcaaatgCATGAACTGAAGAATATTAAGTACATTCATGCTATATCTTATATTAGTAATATCCAAATCCATCATCTATAATATTGGCTAGGACAAGTCCTTGTCATAATGTTTTCCTTTCGAACCCCACCCGCCCTCCCCTTCCAAGTGATCTGTGTAGAACACACTTGGAACAGAAGTGCATGAAAGCACGCATGGCCCGGAACAGTACCGTCCCAATGTGCAGCAAAATAATCATGtgacagccccacccccaaataacacacatataaagacatactgacacacagttactgacacaaaaacaaacaaacaaacaaacgaacgaACGAATGAAAAGGGACAGTCAGGGAAAAGGAAAGCTGCTTTAAGGTTATGGATGGATGGCTGCTATAGCGCCCCACACAGGTGGGAGTTTCTCTGCCGCCGTTTGGGTGTCACTGACCTTCTGGCTGTCCAGCTGCTCACAGGCGCGCTGGCTCCTCCTGAGGTCCCCTTCCGcctgcctctcctccctctctatcttcATCCTGGCCCTGAGGAAGAGGGGACCGACCCGACAGGCTTACACACTCACCATCTCATCATACATCTACTACACTACGCAGCGATGGCATTCGCCATGCATCCGTAACATTGCGaattcacgaaacatgcgtacgatcacatcTGATCGTAAACTGCGTATAAGAACGTTTCCAATAACATTTCGGCattaatcttttttcttttttttcttatctgtatttgttcatggctgtttccttatgcaaatcacacgaacaggtctgcacatgtgtcatgaatctcatattgttCTTTCGTAGGAAccttttcacaaataaatttgTGAATGGGGCCCACTGCAGACACGCAGATATGCCTTCGTTCAACACCACAACTCGCTCTGAGTTAGCGAGGACCTTAAAACAAACAGGGCCTCTGTTACACATTTGTTCGTCCACATTGAGTCCACTATACTACCACTACACTACCAGGATAGCGTATGCATCAATCTGTAAGGAAAATGCTATCCTGTTGAAAGAGAACTATGTCTTGGTCATTGATTGCTGTGGCCAGCTCCTTCAAAAAGTGCGCACACATGTTGTATAGTGAGGAAACTACGTGTCCCATTTACCTGTAGTCCTCCAGTGACTGCTTCTCAACGTGCTGTTTCACCTGTACCTTGCGCCTGTAATGCTCCAGCTTCTCCTCCGcctttctctttttcacttCCTCTATTCCAATGCCACCTCGGTCTGATTGGTGGGAAAAAACACATCTTCCTTAAGAGATTTACTGTTCTCCAGCCACAGTAATTAGTCAGTAACTATTTATGGGTACTATGCACGAAgaatcaaaaaatataaaaggcaGGACTCACCTGTTTTGATATTCAGTGGAATAGGTTCAACCCTTCCTGCCCCTGTAGTAAAGACAGCACAATATTTATCTAATTTTTCAAttgttataaaataattttaaagcatTATTAACGAAATGTTAGTAATGGTGTCGCATCTTGCATGCACCCCATATTTAACAGTTAGTTTCCGTGCCGATCTTCCACCATAAAAACTGACCGTCTTTTCCCAGTCCCTGGCCAGCTTTGTAGCCCATTTTCTGTAGCATTGCAAAACCTCGGTTTTCATTGCTGATGCTGTTGTGCAGTAAGGCCTCCCGactctcctgctcctgctccttgTAGGTCTTCTGACggttcttttcatttttttccttgtgcAGTGTTTCTCTTTTCAGTGCGGCTTTCACTCGTTTCACCATGGGCACGCCTGGTCTCACTTCTTCCCTATATGGAttggagaggcagagacagacatTTTTTATAAGAAGACAACTCGCCATCTCGACCTGGAAAATGTAGCTTAAGACAAAATAAAGCAAGGACAGACTGAAACTCAGAAATGGAGATCTGCTGTTTCACCATAAGTTCACAAAGAAAGCTGTCGAAAAACCCCACTATGTAAAATCCAAACTTTAATGAAGGCAGAATCAAACTAGCATCAAATAATTGCAAACCATGAATTCGGAACAACTACTACTGTCTACTGGAGAGGaaacaaatatttcagcaaCTTTAAATTGATTTGCGTAGCTAGAACTAATAGTGCGTCCACAGTCATGTACTCTAACTAGTATAACCTCCCAACTAGCGAGTCAAATAGTCAAcaaccaaaataaactgaatcCTCATTATAACTAGCTAGTTACACATTTAGAAAGCACGACGTGCATCCCATATCAATGTATCAGGTGGATACTGCTGTTATGCCCCAGACGGATGATTGTGATAAGCACGATaagttactgttactgttactggcACGGTTAATTACTGTAAGCAAAGCTTAGACTAGCTAACTTACATCTTCTTGAGGAAGGCGTCTGACATATAATCATCTTCATCGTCTGCCATCTCAGGGATTTCAATGGCAACATAAAATAAGACTTATCTCAGCCAATGTatggcaaatatttaaaatggttaaATTAACTGCCGTTAGCGTGTTAGTTAATTAGGTGCTGTCCAGTGTCCAGCTAGTAGCGAATACTACTAGACAGCATCTTCCGGTCCTTCGGCACTCATATTTCTGGTAGTACTCTGGTTTCACAGTCCAACGTTCctgatatataaaataataaaaacataagtaCAAAAAACGGTAACTACCGCTTATTAATTAGATTGAGTATTGTTCTGAGAAAatatgggtttttatttttgttgactATGAtcagattttcacaattttctcAAATGTCTGTAGCGTTTGATGCTCAAATCGCGGACTGTTTCCAGGCGGAATAATTTCGTTGTCACTCATGTTTGAGCTAAGTGCTAACTAGACGCGAACGTCGAGTGGTGACAAAACAGGTGATTAAAGGCCCTTTTTGTTGTTCTAATTGGTTTCACAAGCTTAACAAATATTatgaacatgttttaaatacagttcttgtaaagtgtttgttttgggtGCGTTAGATACCTAATTCATTAAACATAGAGATTCGAATTCATTGCAATTTTTTCATTTCGCTAGCTACAAACTGGTTGATATGTAGATTGGCAGCTCCTAGCAGGTATTCGTGTGTTGTAACTTACCTAGCGAACACTTTGGAGGTTGGCTTCCTAGTTGGGTTAGATATAAGGATCGTGTTGTGTTTACAGTTTTGTCTCGTTGCTAACTTGAATCTGCGTTTCTTCGAATGAACACGAATGGTGAAATAACTGGTTAGCTGAATAGCTTTGCATGAACTAACAGGAAGAACAAGTGGTGATATGGAGGCTCACTGGTTCAGTGTTTACAGTGTGTACTTAACCTTGGCTGGCGATTTTGTTTGTAGcttgttttttcatattttgcctGATGTTAAAGGTTTTATTTGTGGCTAAGAACGCCCAGCCATTATTGTCATGTTCACTGCAGTTAACAGCTTGGTCGACACTTCTGCGTATCTATATGTTAGCTAGCGTGGTCGAATTGGCATGTAAGTTAATGGACGTGTTTGTATTTTAGGAGGTGAAACGAGGTCGGGTTTATTGAAATGAGCTGGCCGAGTTAATTAATTAGCTAATTATGTGGTGCAGTATCGGTTTGAGGGCGTCACGGTggtgctgtgttagcgctgtttCCACTGAAGATGGTCTCATGTTAGAATCCCAGGCATTCCGGTTTCTTCTCACAGTCcaaaaagacatgcatgttaggttaattggagactctaaattgaaCGTAGGtatgaatggtgagtgaatgctgtgtgtgccctgcgatggattggcaacctgtccagggtgtattcctgcctcttgccctaTGCATGCTGGGGTAGGCTCCAGCCCTCCTGCGACACTGACCAGGAATAAGAGCATTAGATAATGGTTGGGGTATCGTTTTGATTGCACTAATCAGACTAAAGTTGAGCATCAAGCTATAGGACATGCCATTTTGTGTGAGATTTCATTTCTGATATCGCTATTATAAAATGGTTTGCCTATGAATTAGGCCTACATCATCTGAAATGATCCAAAATGCACaatcaagacatgaaagtgccTAACATATGGCTACATATGGTGCATGTACATGCCTTACATAGGGCTAAGTCAAAGTAAATTCAACACACTTTTGGACTGCATTGTCACAGATTTTAATGAGATTTGGCATGCTTATTTGGTCTTATAAGAACCCCCTGGAACCAAAATCACAC
It encodes:
- the eif2ak2 gene encoding interferon-induced, double-stranded RNA-activated protein kinase isoform X3; translated protein: MDVQNYVPRLNELAQKSRLSLRYEDVCTDGPDHCRKFTIRVVLDDKVYPAGVGGNKKEAKQNAAKNALQAIHGESDQQDVSMTRAAECPSPRPSLGPITQPNYVCWLNEYTLKMKWTCRPIESTQLGPLNTAQRCRYVVDSREFPEAFGSTKREAKELAAKAVYEELMRELNKEGVDESQPGDTTGQATGQDEALSQGLSALCSLNRSYAAETPSMKHETNYIGILNTYCQKTKRVCDYKLVEKKGPPHNPVFVYKVVIDKKEYPESQGKSAKEAKQLASQLAWEALQEQSDWDSQVSGGSTVSEDGTPSPPSSARESEVKTEMNNQAESSSGGIVFQSSSTANRPNMACSSADVRPKRKLAPSFSNALSKESGVKNNNLKKVPEKTTTDSLFLREYDQIQSIGKGGFGRVFKARKIIEDKNVAVKIVKSTKKALREVNALSDLQHRNIVRYYHAWIEDTRYQQDPSDCSSSTSDSGSTAKYVYIQMELCEGGTLWAWIKERNGNSGQEMRDEKALHILQQVVDGVQYIHSKKLIHRDLKPDNILFGRNGKVKIGDFGLVTTITNRNGASIERTMRTGTPSYMSPEQEDQRSYDEKVDIFPLGLIFFELLWRIGTGMERAKLWVGLRRGELPEEFRKEYTTEHVLIRKMLSEAPANRPGAKDIAKQLNVLLKEQTFPIPKNITV
- the eif2ak2 gene encoding interferon-induced, double-stranded RNA-activated protein kinase isoform X1 → MDVQNYVPRLNELAQKSRLSLRYEDVCTDGPDHCRKFTIRVVLDDKVYPAGVGGNKKEAKQNAAKNALQAIHGESDQQDVSMTRAAECPSPRPSLGPITQPNYVCWLNEYTLKMKWTCRPIESTQLGPLNTAQRCRYVVDSREFPEAFGSTKREAKELAAKAVYEELMRELNKEGVDESQPGDTTGQATGQDEALSQGLSALCSLNRSYAAETPSMKHETNYIGILNTYCQKTKRVCDYKLVEKKGPPHNPVFVYKVVIDKKEYPESQGKSAKEAKQLASQLAWEALQEQSDWDSQVSGGSTVSEDGTPSPPSSARESEVKTEMNNQAESSSGGIVFQSSSTANRPNMACSSADVRPKRKLAPSFSNALSKESGVKNNNLKKVPEKTTTDSLFLREYDQIQSIGKGGFGRVFKARKIIEDKNVAVKIVKSTKKALREVNALSDLQHRNIVRYYHAWIEDTRYQQDPSDCSSSTSDSGSTAKYVYIQMELCEGGTLWAWIKERNGNSGQEMRDEKALHILQQVVDGVQYIHSKKLIHRDLKPLNILFVSDKTVKIGDFGLVTSAEGDSDEAMLERTKGKGTRSYMSPEQMNQHKYDKEVDIFALGLIYFELLWRMTTYIERSKIWEDVRRRKFPTQFCMKHNTAYKLIERMLSERPEDRPDAREIASELAKYCTSIKEDQNALQELKTV